A section of the Serratia liquefaciens ATCC 27592 genome encodes:
- a CDS encoding Mal regulon transcriptional regulator MalI, which yields MTIKKITITDVAQQAGVSVTTVSLVLSGKGRISSTTVTRVNQAIESLGYVRNRQAATLRGGESGVIGLILRDICEPFYAEMTAGLSEVLEEHGKVLFLTQSGRDGKGLMRCFDTLLEHGVDGMVLAGGVRMAGGLKEKAAEQGVPLVCAARSNGLDGVDVVRPDNMQAAKLATEFLIKRGHSQIAYLGGQSSSLTRAERLGGFCATLVQYGLPFRTEWIVECDCQQRAAAEAAENLLRQYPNISALVCHKASVALGAYFGIVRSGRSIGSEGVDTYYGQQVALIGFGDVPEAELTEPPLTLVSSSAREVGRSAASRLLQRIADTGLPPQNVILPPMLIKRGSA from the coding sequence ATGACCATCAAAAAGATCACCATCACTGATGTTGCGCAGCAGGCCGGCGTCTCCGTCACCACGGTTTCGCTGGTGCTGAGTGGCAAAGGGCGCATTTCATCGACCACCGTAACGCGGGTGAATCAGGCGATTGAAAGCCTGGGCTACGTGCGTAACCGTCAGGCGGCGACGCTGCGTGGCGGAGAGTCGGGCGTGATTGGGCTGATCCTGCGTGATATTTGCGAGCCGTTTTATGCGGAAATGACCGCCGGGCTGAGTGAAGTGCTGGAGGAACACGGCAAAGTGCTGTTCCTGACCCAAAGCGGTCGCGATGGCAAAGGGCTGATGCGTTGTTTTGATACCCTGCTGGAGCACGGCGTTGACGGCATGGTGCTGGCGGGCGGCGTGCGTATGGCCGGGGGGCTGAAGGAAAAAGCCGCAGAGCAGGGGGTTCCGTTAGTCTGTGCGGCACGTTCCAACGGTTTGGACGGGGTAGACGTGGTGCGGCCGGACAATATGCAGGCCGCCAAACTGGCCACTGAATTTCTGATCAAACGCGGTCACAGCCAAATCGCCTATCTCGGCGGGCAAAGCAGCTCGTTGACCCGCGCCGAGCGCCTGGGGGGCTTTTGCGCCACGTTGGTACAGTACGGCCTGCCTTTTCGCACCGAATGGATTGTCGAGTGCGATTGTCAGCAACGGGCGGCGGCGGAAGCGGCAGAAAATCTGCTGCGCCAGTATCCGAACATCAGCGCACTGGTCTGCCACAAGGCGTCGGTGGCGCTGGGGGCTTATTTTGGCATCGTGCGTAGCGGACGCAGTATTGGCTCGGAAGGTGTGGATACCTATTACGGTCAGCAGGTGGCCCTGATCGGTTTTGGCGACGTTCCGGAAGCCGAACTGACCGAGCCGCCCTTGACGCTGGTTTCCAGTTCTGCGCGTGAAGTGGGCCGCAGCGCGGCCTCACGCTTGCTACAGCGGATTGCTGATACCGGGTTGCCGCCGCAAAACGTTATCCTGCCACCGATGTTGATTAAACGCGGTTCTGCCTGA
- a CDS encoding TetR/AcrR family transcriptional regulator: protein MSAEKPIYPGRPRQFEDEDVIDAAVAVFSVNGYAGTSAQDLCNGTGLGRGSLYNAFGSKQALYEQALLRSHEHTMSAQLAILTQPGLVKERLRTLLLWGIAEDLSQPEQHDAMVLFSALERGSKDQAVASLNQEYRQRLEQTLVAVFTEGQQTGELGSKASAIEMARGFLAGYYGLRVLNKNISDRNTLEDVVAGLLINL, encoded by the coding sequence ATGAGTGCTGAAAAACCTATCTATCCAGGTCGTCCGAGACAGTTCGAAGATGAGGATGTCATTGATGCCGCCGTGGCCGTTTTTAGCGTCAATGGCTATGCAGGCACCTCTGCGCAAGATTTATGCAACGGTACCGGGTTGGGGAGAGGAAGCCTATATAATGCCTTTGGTAGCAAGCAAGCTCTGTACGAGCAAGCGTTGTTGCGCAGCCATGAACACACCATGTCGGCGCAATTAGCCATTCTCACACAGCCTGGCCTGGTGAAGGAACGACTACGTACCCTGCTGCTGTGGGGAATTGCCGAAGATCTCTCGCAACCCGAGCAACATGACGCCATGGTCTTGTTCTCGGCACTGGAGCGAGGCAGCAAAGACCAGGCGGTAGCCAGTCTGAATCAGGAATATCGGCAACGTTTAGAACAAACCCTGGTCGCGGTGTTTACCGAAGGCCAACAAACAGGAGAACTCGGTAGCAAAGCATCCGCGATTGAAATGGCCAGAGGCTTTTTAGCCGGTTATTACGGTTTGCGCGTGCTGAATAAAAACATTTCAGATAGAAACACCCTCGAAGACGTCGTCGCAGGTCTGTTAATCAACTTATAA
- the ampC gene encoding cephalosporin-hydrolyzing class C beta-lactamase: protein MTKINRLAAALFAALILPAGHAADKADIDAIIQPLMQKYAVPGMAIAVSVEGKQQFYHYGVASRQTGKPITSQTLFEIGSLSKTFTATLATYAVSEGKMSFADPASRYLPALRGSAFDHVTLLNLATHTSGLPLFVPDDVTNDAQLMAYYRQWQPPHAVGSYRVYSNLGIGMLGMITAKSLNQSFTQAMEKQLLPALGMNHTYIKVPAEEMANYAQGYNKKDQPVRVTPGPLDAEAYGIKSNAQDLIRYLDANMQVVKVGDPWRKALAATHTGYYRTGVFTQDLMWESYAYPEKLATLTEGNNAGMIMNGAPATAITPPKQDQGAAWYNKTGSTGGFSTYAVFIPSQKIAVVMLANKWFPNDDRVAATYRIVQALDKR, encoded by the coding sequence ATGACGAAAATAAATCGCTTGGCGGCCGCGTTGTTCGCCGCACTGATCCTGCCGGCAGGCCATGCCGCCGATAAGGCCGACATTGACGCCATTATTCAGCCGCTGATGCAGAAATATGCCGTTCCAGGCATGGCAATTGCGGTATCGGTAGAGGGGAAACAGCAGTTTTATCACTATGGCGTGGCGTCCAGGCAGACCGGCAAACCAATCACCAGCCAGACGCTGTTTGAAATTGGTTCATTGAGCAAAACCTTCACTGCGACCTTGGCCACCTACGCGGTCAGTGAAGGCAAAATGTCGTTTGCCGATCCGGCCAGTCGTTATTTGCCGGCGTTGCGCGGCAGCGCCTTTGACCATGTCACCTTGTTGAATTTGGCGACCCACACCTCCGGTCTGCCGCTGTTTGTCCCGGACGACGTGACCAACGACGCGCAGTTGATGGCCTATTACCGACAATGGCAGCCGCCGCATGCGGTGGGCAGCTACCGCGTTTATTCCAACCTGGGCATCGGTATGCTGGGGATGATTACCGCCAAGAGCCTGAACCAGTCCTTTACTCAGGCGATGGAAAAACAGCTGCTGCCGGCTCTGGGGATGAATCACACTTATATTAAGGTGCCGGCCGAAGAAATGGCGAATTACGCCCAGGGTTACAATAAAAAAGACCAACCGGTGCGCGTCACGCCGGGGCCATTGGATGCCGAAGCCTACGGCATCAAATCCAACGCCCAGGATCTGATCCGCTACCTCGACGCCAACATGCAGGTGGTCAAGGTCGGGGATCCGTGGCGCAAGGCGCTGGCGGCCACCCATACCGGTTATTACCGTACCGGGGTGTTTACTCAGGATCTGATGTGGGAAAGCTATGCGTATCCAGAGAAGTTGGCGACGCTGACGGAAGGCAACAATGCCGGGATGATCATGAACGGGGCGCCGGCCACGGCGATAACGCCGCCGAAGCAGGATCAGGGCGCGGCCTGGTACAACAAAACCGGTTCGACCGGCGGCTTCTCCACTTATGCGGTATTTATCCCATCGCAAAAAATTGCGGTGGTGATGCTGGCCAATAAATGGTTCCCGAACGATGACCGGGTTGCAGCCACTTACCGTATTGTTCAGGCGCTGGACAAACGCTGA
- a CDS encoding LysR family transcriptional regulator translates to MSSLLQLLPFFEAVARLGSFTQAANQLGVTPPAVSQNIQALETRLGVRLFNRTSRSVRLSDEGRLFYQRVAPAMGQIDVAAEDLRTLRGRPSGLLRITLPQLAASLLVIPHLAEFQARYPEIQLELFTDDHFSDLVLDSFDAGIRMHAMLQKDMIAVPIDNGQKRVVIAAPGYLAQHGTPQTPQALNDHDCLRYRFPGSGKFEPWYFKQDGAQLTLEVGGSLIFNEDRLIKDAALAGLGITQRFSGTVHRELSSGQLVEVLADYGSDAPGFFLYFPASRHMPLKLRVFIDFMREKRAQQSPFENSLSAP, encoded by the coding sequence ATGAGCTCACTGTTGCAGTTGCTGCCGTTTTTCGAGGCCGTCGCCCGATTGGGCAGTTTTACTCAGGCAGCCAATCAATTGGGCGTCACGCCTCCGGCTGTCTCGCAAAACATTCAGGCGTTGGAAACCCGCCTGGGCGTACGGCTGTTCAACCGCACCAGCCGCTCCGTGCGGTTAAGCGATGAAGGCCGCTTGTTTTATCAACGGGTGGCTCCGGCTATGGGTCAGATTGACGTGGCGGCCGAAGATCTGCGAACTTTGCGCGGCCGCCCTTCCGGGCTGTTACGCATCACTCTGCCACAGCTGGCGGCTTCGCTGCTGGTTATCCCGCATTTGGCCGAGTTTCAGGCGCGTTACCCCGAGATCCAACTTGAACTGTTTACTGACGACCATTTCTCCGATCTGGTGCTGGACAGCTTTGATGCCGGTATCCGTATGCACGCCATGCTGCAAAAAGACATGATTGCGGTTCCCATCGACAACGGTCAGAAACGGGTGGTGATCGCCGCCCCCGGCTATTTGGCGCAGCACGGCACGCCGCAAACACCGCAAGCGCTGAACGATCACGACTGTCTGCGCTACCGTTTTCCCGGCAGCGGTAAATTCGAACCCTGGTACTTCAAGCAGGATGGCGCGCAGCTGACGCTGGAGGTCGGCGGCAGCCTGATATTTAACGAAGACAGATTGATTAAAGATGCCGCGCTGGCGGGATTGGGCATCACCCAGCGGTTTAGCGGCACGGTACACCGTGAACTGAGCAGTGGGCAACTGGTGGAAGTTCTGGCCGATTACGGCAGCGATGCTCCCGGATTTTTCCTCTATTTTCCCGCCAGTCGGCATATGCCGCTCAAGCTGCGCGTGTTTATTGATTTTATGCGCGAAAAACGAGCGCAACAGTCTCCTTTCGAAAACAGCCTTAGCGCGCCCTGA
- a CDS encoding LysR family transcriptional regulator, producing MRNRLPLNALRAFESSARHLNFTRAGLELSVTQAAVSQQVRTLEQQLGIQLFRRLPRGLDLTEEGQALLPILTDAFDRIESVLQQFEGGHFHEVLTVAVVGTFAVGWLMPRLAAFRASHPFIDLRVLTNNNLVNLSADGMDFAIRFGEGRWPATHNLKLFDAPLTVLCPPEIAQRLRTPQDLQHELLMRSYRKDEWERWFTAAQVTPWRINGPVFDSSRLMVEGAIHSGGVALAPARMFARELREGVLQRPFAAEANLGAYWLTHLKSRDMTPAMKVFVGWIQQQANEESA from the coding sequence ATGCGCAATCGACTTCCTCTGAATGCTCTGCGGGCGTTTGAATCCTCCGCCCGCCACCTGAATTTTACCCGCGCCGGATTGGAACTGAGCGTTACCCAGGCCGCCGTCAGCCAACAGGTGCGAACGCTCGAACAACAGTTGGGTATTCAACTGTTCCGGCGGCTGCCGCGTGGTCTGGATCTGACCGAAGAAGGACAGGCGTTGCTGCCGATATTGACCGACGCCTTCGACCGCATTGAATCGGTGCTGCAGCAGTTCGAAGGCGGGCATTTCCATGAGGTGCTGACGGTGGCGGTGGTCGGTACCTTTGCCGTTGGGTGGCTAATGCCACGTCTGGCGGCTTTCAGAGCATCGCATCCGTTTATCGATCTGCGTGTCTTGACCAACAATAACCTGGTTAACCTGTCCGCCGACGGAATGGATTTTGCTATCCGTTTCGGCGAAGGACGCTGGCCCGCTACCCACAACCTTAAATTGTTTGACGCCCCGCTGACGGTGCTGTGCCCGCCGGAAATCGCCCAACGCCTGCGTACGCCGCAGGATCTGCAACACGAACTTCTGATGCGCAGCTATCGCAAAGACGAATGGGAGCGTTGGTTCACCGCGGCACAGGTCACGCCATGGCGGATAAACGGCCCGGTATTCGACTCTTCTCGGCTGATGGTGGAAGGTGCCATTCACAGCGGCGGCGTCGCCCTGGCACCGGCCCGCATGTTTGCTCGCGAATTACGCGAGGGGGTATTGCAGCGCCCCTTTGCCGCCGAAGCCAATCTTGGTGCTTACTGGCTCACCCACCTGAAATCACGCGATATGACACCCGCGATGAAGGTGTTTGTCGGTTGGATACAGCAACAGGCCAATGAAGAGTCGGCGTAA
- a CDS encoding serine hydrolase domain-containing protein — MSIADQSLAKRVQGVSQQAIDEGRIVGSVVLVARHGRVVYANASGYADREQKKPMRRETQFRLSSVSKPYITLAAMRMIEQQKLGLDDTVSRWLPWFTPVLADGVRPQIKIRHLLSHTAGLDYRLSQPAEGSYHRLGIKDGMELSSLTLEQNLRLLAQADLLAEPGSEFRYSLAIDVLGAVLEQVAGEPLPQVFNHWVAQPLGLRNTGFYTADADNLATAYHDTAAQPEPIRDGMLLTLPEGFGFEIEMAPSRALDAQAYPSGGAGMVGDADDVLQLVETLRTGKEGILQPTTAALMRQAHVGSHAETQGPGWGFGFGGAVLEDAQLAATPQHNGTLQWGGVYGHSWFYDPQAAISVVALTNTAFEGMSGRYPLQIRDAVYG; from the coding sequence ATGTCGATAGCGGATCAGTCATTAGCAAAAAGAGTGCAGGGCGTTAGCCAACAGGCGATTGATGAAGGGCGTATCGTTGGCAGCGTGGTGCTGGTCGCTCGGCACGGTCGCGTGGTTTACGCCAATGCCAGCGGCTATGCCGATCGTGAACAGAAGAAGCCTATGAGGCGTGAGACCCAATTTCGGCTGTCGTCGGTGTCCAAGCCTTACATTACGCTGGCGGCCATGCGCATGATCGAACAGCAAAAGCTGGGGCTGGATGATACCGTCAGCCGTTGGTTGCCGTGGTTTACCCCGGTGCTGGCCGATGGGGTTCGCCCGCAAATTAAAATCCGTCATTTGCTGAGCCATACTGCCGGCCTGGATTATCGTTTGAGCCAACCTGCGGAAGGATCGTATCATCGACTCGGCATTAAAGACGGTATGGAACTGTCGTCGTTAACGCTGGAGCAGAATCTGCGCCTGTTGGCGCAGGCCGATCTGTTGGCCGAGCCGGGCAGCGAGTTTCGCTATTCACTGGCAATCGATGTGCTGGGGGCGGTGCTGGAACAGGTGGCGGGCGAGCCCTTGCCGCAGGTGTTCAACCACTGGGTTGCCCAACCTTTGGGGTTGCGTAATACCGGTTTTTACACCGCCGATGCCGATAATCTGGCAACGGCGTATCACGACACTGCCGCGCAGCCGGAACCTATACGAGATGGCATGTTGCTGACCCTGCCGGAAGGGTTCGGCTTCGAGATTGAAATGGCACCCTCGCGTGCGCTGGACGCTCAGGCCTATCCTTCTGGCGGCGCTGGCATGGTCGGCGATGCAGACGATGTGTTGCAGTTGGTGGAAACCTTGCGCACTGGCAAGGAAGGCATTTTACAGCCGACCACTGCAGCGCTGATGCGTCAAGCGCATGTCGGGTCGCACGCCGAGACTCAGGGGCCCGGCTGGGGGTTTGGTTTCGGCGGTGCGGTACTGGAGGACGCGCAGTTGGCGGCAACGCCTCAGCATAACGGCACTTTGCAGTGGGGCGGTGTCTATGGCCACAGCTGGTTTTACGATCCGCAAGCGGCGATCAGCGTGGTAGCCTTGACCAATACGGCCTTTGAAGGCATGAGTGGACGTTATCCACTGCAAATCCGCGATGCTGTTTACGGGTAG
- a CDS encoding MFS transporter — MPLAVYILGLAIFSIGTAELMVAGMMSTLSEAFSITVGEVGHLISYYAFGVMLGGPVLTYFFLKFKAPYRTTLLWLLALYVVIQGLSAFISDYSILVAIRIVTGILCAGCLSLSLATSMALVPIQHRPRAASIVIGGFMVSNVFGVPLATIIDQHWGWRITFGLVAVLVFICLLALVRLLPAIAAGRTLKMAEEIKAFKNKAYWKACTTSCLILGASFAAFSYFVPVLVDVSGFTMQTVPFILMLYGLANIVGNMITGRLAYRHSLAIMVVGLSILSLSLFGMALFAEYPLIAICAVILIGLSGVPMNPAMMARIVSVAHPGPMVNAVHTSVINIGLGGGSYLGGMAIASGYGLRSALWIGMALAVLALLSISPYLRRGQQGWR; from the coding sequence ATGCCGTTAGCAGTGTATATATTGGGGTTGGCCATTTTTTCAATTGGCACAGCAGAATTAATGGTGGCAGGCATGATGTCTACTTTGTCCGAAGCCTTTAGCATCACCGTCGGGGAAGTTGGCCATTTAATTTCTTATTATGCCTTTGGCGTGATGTTGGGTGGTCCGGTATTAACCTATTTTTTCTTGAAATTTAAAGCCCCCTACCGAACCACCTTATTGTGGCTATTAGCTCTGTATGTCGTGATACAAGGCTTGAGTGCCTTTATTTCCGATTATTCTATTCTGGTTGCTATCCGAATTGTGACAGGCATTTTGTGCGCTGGGTGTTTGAGCCTTTCGCTGGCGACCAGCATGGCGCTGGTTCCGATACAACACCGCCCGCGCGCCGCTTCAATAGTCATCGGCGGTTTCATGGTCTCTAACGTATTCGGCGTCCCTCTTGCCACTATCATCGATCAACACTGGGGCTGGCGCATCACCTTCGGTCTGGTCGCCGTGTTGGTCTTTATCTGTTTGCTTGCGCTGGTGCGCCTGTTACCCGCTATCGCCGCAGGCAGGACGCTCAAAATGGCAGAGGAAATCAAGGCGTTTAAAAACAAGGCCTATTGGAAAGCCTGCACCACCAGCTGCTTAATTCTGGGTGCCAGCTTCGCGGCCTTCAGCTATTTCGTTCCCGTTTTGGTCGACGTCAGCGGCTTTACCATGCAGACCGTGCCCTTTATTTTGATGCTTTACGGCCTGGCCAATATTGTCGGTAACATGATCACCGGGCGCTTGGCCTATCGCCACAGTCTGGCGATTATGGTGGTGGGGTTGTCTATTCTCAGCCTGTCGTTGTTCGGCATGGCGTTATTTGCCGAATACCCGTTAATCGCCATTTGCGCGGTAATACTGATTGGCCTATCCGGTGTGCCAATGAACCCTGCCATGATGGCGAGAATTGTTAGCGTGGCTCATCCAGGGCCTATGGTTAATGCGGTTCATACCTCAGTGATTAATATTGGTTTAGGTGGCGGTTCTTATTTGGGGGGAATGGCGATCGCCTCCGGTTATGGCTTGCGTTCGGCGTTGTGGATCGGGATGGCATTGGCAGTATTGGCTCTGTTGTCAATTTCACCCTATTTGCGTCGCGGTCAGCAGGGCTGGCGTTAA
- a CDS encoding YdgA family protein — MKKSLVALSIIVVLGAAWTGASWYTGKLIEQRMSALVDNANSLLKSHLPKFRVKLGYENYQRGIFSSKIRYVLRADGSVTTDDAPLKPGDEVAFQEIIDHGPFPFAQLKKFNLLPSMASVHTELENTAATKGLFDITKGKSLFTAESRISYGGDTTSTIDVIPLDYQKDKSALKFGGATINADVSRDMKTITLEASSDSAVISGPNQFGQTEQVQLLGISFKSQTHAGQFDLQLGNQNLVLKQIKVAVDGKDPLLLEGIKLATLLDEKESNLNGRVDFAINALKIQNIDFGSGKLLFNIDKLDTKSLKAFADRCNQQVMAMLVQGQAQIAETAASQQQTEGLLPLLLKGNPSLSIAPLSWKNSKGESTLLLNLDLNVTGQASSPATSMDQLITRTVKRLDLNISIPVAMATETVLQTSWQPGGDVKNAQKIAQRQMQELLASRDMLKLTTLKDEVIGVHINYADNQIEFNGKKMSLQAFDKILSSMSSQK; from the coding sequence ATGAAAAAATCACTTGTTGCGTTAAGTATTATTGTGGTTCTTGGCGCAGCATGGACCGGAGCCTCCTGGTACACCGGCAAACTAATCGAACAGCGGATGAGTGCATTGGTTGATAATGCCAACAGCTTATTAAAATCTCATCTGCCTAAATTCCGCGTTAAACTCGGTTATGAAAATTACCAGCGCGGTATTTTCAGCAGTAAAATTCGCTATGTGCTGCGCGCCGACGGCAGCGTCACTACCGACGATGCTCCGCTGAAGCCGGGTGACGAAGTGGCGTTCCAGGAAATCATCGACCATGGCCCGTTCCCGTTTGCCCAGTTGAAGAAATTCAACCTGCTGCCAAGCATGGCATCGGTGCACACCGAGCTCGAAAACACCGCAGCGACCAAAGGCCTGTTTGATATCACCAAGGGCAAGTCGCTGTTTACCGCAGAATCACGCATCTCTTATGGTGGCGACACCACCTCCACCATTGACGTGATCCCGCTGGATTACCAAAAAGACAAGTCGGCGCTGAAATTCGGCGGCGCAACCATCAATGCCGATGTCTCCCGCGACATGAAAACCATTACCCTTGAAGCCAGCAGCGACAGCGCCGTGATCAGCGGCCCCAATCAGTTCGGTCAGACCGAGCAGGTCCAGTTGCTGGGCATCTCGTTCAAAAGCCAGACCCATGCCGGCCAGTTCGATCTCCAACTGGGTAATCAGAACCTGGTGTTGAAACAGATTAAGGTTGCCGTTGACGGTAAAGACCCCCTGTTATTGGAAGGCATCAAGCTGGCGACCCTGTTAGATGAAAAAGAAAGTAACCTTAATGGCCGGGTCGACTTCGCCATTAATGCGCTGAAGATCCAAAACATCGACTTCGGCTCCGGTAAGCTGTTGTTCAACATCGACAAATTGGATACCAAATCACTGAAAGCGTTCGCCGACCGTTGCAACCAACAGGTAATGGCCATGTTAGTACAGGGGCAGGCTCAAATTGCAGAGACAGCCGCCAGTCAACAGCAGACTGAGGGTCTTCTGCCGCTGCTGTTGAAGGGCAATCCGTCCCTCAGCATCGCGCCACTGAGCTGGAAAAACAGCAAGGGTGAAAGTACCCTGCTCCTAAATTTGGACCTGAACGTTACGGGGCAGGCCAGTTCGCCGGCAACATCGATGGATCAGTTGATTACCCGAACGGTAAAAAGACTCGACTTAAACATAAGCATTCCGGTGGCAATGGCGACTGAAACAGTTTTACAAACCTCGTGGCAGCCAGGCGGCGACGTCAAAAATGCGCAGAAAATAGCGCAGCGACAGATGCAAGAGCTATTGGCATCGCGGGATATGTTAAAACTAACCACCCTGAAGGACGAAGTGATCGGCGTCCATATTAACTACGCTGACAACCAAATCGAGTTCAACGGAAAAAAAATGTCCCTGCAAGCGTTTGATAAAATACTGAGCTCCATGAGTTCTCAGAAGTGA